One part of the Pecten maximus chromosome 9, xPecMax1.1, whole genome shotgun sequence genome encodes these proteins:
- the LOC117334589 gene encoding stomatin-like protein 2, mitochondrial encodes MHRIPRNGLVRLISRDVYHQQKRFRGARNNLGVIFVPQQEAWIVERFGKFYKTLTPGLNILIPVIDTIKHVQILKEMPIEVPKQSAITVDNVLLSLDGVLYVRVMDPYKASYGVEDVEFAVTQLAQTTMRSEIGKISLDEIFRERESLNVAIVSAINKAAEDWGIKCLRYEIRDIKPPTKIQEAMQMMVEAERKKRAAILESEGVKQSEINIAEGQKQAKILKSEAFKIEQINTAQGEAEALKAKANAKAEAIRVVSTAIGQQNGKNAVSYNVAEQYVAAFSNLAKTGNTVILPANTGDVSGMVAQAMSIYKNLSSENQTTDEHGNIPKIEALSHHTKPIPPTDHDPFSLFDEEKHDEDDTK; translated from the exons GTACGCCTAATATCTCGTGATGTATATCACCAGCAAAAGAGATTTCGAGGGGCAAGGAATAACTTAGGAGTGATCTTCGTTCCCCAACAAGAGGCATGGATTGTAGAACGTTTTGGAAAATTCTATAAAACTTTGACACCG GGGCTAAATATACTCATTCCTGTAATAGACACAATCAAACATGTTCAAATTCTCAAAGAAATGCCTATTGAAGTTCCGAAGCAGTCGGCTATTACTGTag ATAATGTGTTATTAAGTTTGGatggtgtgttgtatgtgagAGTAATGGATCCTTATAAG GCCAGTTATGGTGTAGAAGATGTAGAGTTTGCTGTCACACAATTAGCACAGACCACTATGAGGTCAGAAATTGGTAAAATTTCTCTGGACGAGATCTTCAGAGAAAGAGAGTCACTTAATGTAGCCATTGTTT CTGCTATCAACAAAGCTGCCGAGGACTGGGGAATCAAGTGTCTACGTTATGAAATCA GAGATATCAAGCCACCGACTAAGATCCAAGAAGCTATGCAGATGATGGTAGAAGCTGAGAGAAAAAAACGGGCTGCTATTTTAGAATCAGAAG GTGTAAAGCAGTCAGAAATCAACATAGCAGAGGGTCAAAAACAGGCAAAGATATTAAAATCAGAAGCCTTCAAAATAGAACAAATCAACACAGCTCAGG GTGAGGCTGAGGCTTTGAAAGCTAAAGCAAACGCTAAAGCTGAAGCTATAAGAGTGGTATCCACGGCGATCGGTCAACAG AATGGCAAGAATGCAGTATCATACAATGTAGCGGAACAGTATGTAGCAGCCTTCAGTAATCTGGCCAAAACTGGTAACACGGTCATCCTGCCTGCTAATACTGGGGATGTTTCCGGTATGGTAGCTCAG GCTATGTCTATCTACAAGAACCTGTCATCTGAAAATCAAACTACTGACGAGCATGGCAACATACCCAAAATAGAGGCTCTATCCCACCATACTAAACCCATACCCCCTACAGATCATGACCCATTCTCACTTTTTGATGAAGAAAAACATGACGAGGATGATACCAAGTGA
- the LOC117334590 gene encoding uncharacterized protein LOC117334590 isoform X2: MDEYSQDLFGDQEEAGPSSQTEVIPVESDSDSTQPPDSGEYESYYEWEPVTPPTPPRKKARSSHTEVPAETCSEDPSQSLLRRKAKKGF; the protein is encoded by the exons A TGGATGAATACTCCCAGGACTTGTTTGGAGATCAAGAGGAAGCTGGACCAAGCTCACAGACAGAG GTTATTCCAGTAGAAAGTGATTCAGACTCCACCCAACCACCAGACAGTGGAGAGTACGAGTCATATTATGAGTGGGAGCCTGTAACCCCACCAACCCCACCAAGGAAAAAA GCTAGATCTTCACATACAGAAGTGCCAGCGGAAACCTGCTCTGAAGATCCTAGCCAGAGTCTCCTGCGTCGAAAGGCCAAAAAAG gATTCTGA
- the LOC117334590 gene encoding uncharacterized protein LOC117334590 isoform X1 → MDEYSQDLFGDQEEAGPSSQTEVIPVESDSDSTQPPDSGEYESYYEWEPVTPPTPPRKKARSSHTEVPAETCSEDPSQSLLRRKAKKGKSILTQTVLTGPVFTSSDSLIYGPLTSYHSCTKIEHREKSTQTVVFGPVVIKSKNIYID, encoded by the exons A TGGATGAATACTCCCAGGACTTGTTTGGAGATCAAGAGGAAGCTGGACCAAGCTCACAGACAGAG GTTATTCCAGTAGAAAGTGATTCAGACTCCACCCAACCACCAGACAGTGGAGAGTACGAGTCATATTATGAGTGGGAGCCTGTAACCCCACCAACCCCACCAAGGAAAAAA GCTAGATCTTCACATACAGAAGTGCCAGCGGAAACCTGCTCTGAAGATCCTAGCCAGAGTCTCCTGCGTCGAAAGGCCAAAAAAGGCAAGTCAATCCTAACCCAAACTGTATTGACAGGTCCTGTTTTTACATCTTCCGACTCATTGATATATGGACCACTAACATCATACCACTCGTGTACGAAAATAGAACACAGAGAAAAATCAACACAAACTGTTGTTTTCGGTCCAGTTGTTATTAAGTCcaaaaacatttatattgattaa